From one Chromatiales bacterium genomic stretch:
- the trxC gene encoding thioredoxin TrxC, with amino-acid sequence MSEPVHIVCAGCGAVNRLPAERLDSSGRCGKCKASLVPDHPAELAGATFDRYVTRNDVPVVVDFWADWCGPCHMMAPAFAAVAARLEPRVRFAKVNTEVAQDVAGRYGIRSIPTLIVFRDGREAARQAGAMDAGTLERWVRSYA; translated from the coding sequence ATGTCGGAACCTGTACATATCGTCTGCGCCGGCTGCGGCGCGGTCAACCGCCTGCCCGCGGAGCGCCTGGATTCCAGCGGGCGCTGTGGCAAGTGCAAGGCGTCTCTGGTGCCGGATCATCCGGCCGAACTTGCCGGCGCGACGTTCGATCGCTACGTCACGCGCAACGATGTGCCCGTGGTCGTGGACTTCTGGGCCGACTGGTGCGGGCCGTGTCACATGATGGCGCCGGCATTCGCGGCCGTGGCTGCGCGGCTTGAGCCGCGCGTGCGGTTCGCGAAGGTCAACACGGAGGTGGCGCAGGACGTCGCCGGGCGTTACGGCATCCGCAGCATCCCGACCCTGATCGTGTTCCGCGACGGTCGCGAGGCGGCCCGGCAGGCCGGGGCGATGGACGCCGGCACGCTGGAACGCTGGGTTCGTTCCTACGCCTGA
- a CDS encoding GDP-L-fucose synthase, producing the protein MVGSAILRALASAGYPAPIARTHAELDLTDQAAVRDFFAQERPDAVILAAAKVGGIHANNTYPAEFIWQNLMMEANVIDAAYRAGIQRLLFLGSSCIYPRMAAQPMAEDALLTGTLEPTNEPYAVAKIAGIKLCESYNRQYGTQYRSVMPTNLYGPGDNFHPTNSHVIPALMRRFDEAARRGDSVVTVWGSGRPMREFLHVDDMAAACLHVLELDDATWAANTQPMCSHLNVGTGEDVTIAELARTMAKVTGFNGEIAFDASKPDGTPRKLLDVSRIHTLGWRAKVSLEDGLAETCAWYRAHAAERRD; encoded by the coding sequence ATGGTGGGCTCGGCGATCCTGCGAGCGCTTGCCAGCGCTGGCTATCCGGCGCCGATCGCGCGAACCCATGCCGAGCTCGATCTGACCGATCAGGCCGCGGTTCGGGATTTTTTTGCGCAGGAACGGCCCGACGCCGTGATCCTTGCCGCGGCGAAGGTCGGTGGCATTCACGCGAACAATACCTATCCCGCCGAATTCATCTGGCAGAACCTGATGATGGAGGCGAACGTCATCGATGCCGCCTACCGGGCCGGCATTCAGCGTTTGCTGTTTCTCGGCAGTTCCTGCATCTACCCGCGCATGGCCGCCCAGCCCATGGCCGAGGATGCATTGCTGACTGGAACGCTGGAACCCACCAACGAGCCCTACGCGGTCGCGAAGATCGCCGGCATCAAGCTGTGCGAGTCCTACAACCGGCAGTACGGCACGCAGTACCGTTCCGTGATGCCGACGAATCTCTATGGGCCCGGCGACAACTTTCACCCGACCAACAGTCATGTGATTCCGGCCCTGATGCGGCGCTTCGACGAAGCGGCGCGGCGTGGTGATTCGGTCGTGACGGTCTGGGGCAGCGGACGACCGATGCGCGAGTTTCTGCACGTCGACGACATGGCCGCGGCCTGTCTGCATGTGCTGGAACTCGACGATGCGACCTGGGCGGCGAACACCCAACCGATGTGTTCGCATCTCAATGTCGGCACCGGCGAGGATGTCACCATCGCCGAGCTTGCACGCACGATGGCGAAAGTCACGGGATTCAATGGCGAGATTGCCTTCGATGCGAGCAAGCCCGACGGCACGCCGCGCAAACTGCTCGACGTCTCGCGCATCCACACGCTGGGCTGGAGGGCGAAGGTTTCGCTCGAAGACGGCCTCGCCGAAACCTGTGCCTGGTACCGCGCGCATGCCGCGGAACGTCGTGACTAG
- the gmd gene encoding GDP-mannose 4,6-dehydratase yields the protein MSKIALITGITGQDGAYLAEFLLGKGYEVHGIKRRASLFNTDRIDHLYQDPHESDRRFFLHYGDMTDGSSLVRILQQVQPDEVYNLAAQSHVAVSFEEPEYTANADALGALRLLEAIRMLGFGDRARYYQASTSELFGKVVETPQRETTPFYPRSPYAVAKLYAYWITVNYREAYGLYACNGILFNHESPLRGETFVTRKITRALARIALGLQNTLWLGNLNALRDWGHARDYVEMQWLMLQQEKPRDFVIASGEQHSVREFVERAAARLGIAVAWEGSGVDEQGRVESVTGDAAKVLKPGQVIVRVDPRYFRPTEVETLLGDAALAREELGWQPRVKFDELVHEMVDADLEAARRDELCLQAGFATPERHE from the coding sequence ATGTCAAAGATCGCGTTGATTACCGGGATTACCGGCCAGGATGGCGCCTATCTTGCCGAGTTTCTGCTTGGCAAGGGCTACGAGGTGCACGGCATCAAGCGTCGTGCCTCGCTGTTCAATACCGACCGGATCGACCATTTGTATCAGGATCCGCACGAAAGCGACCGGCGCTTCTTTCTGCACTACGGCGACATGACCGATGGATCGAGCCTCGTGCGCATCCTGCAACAGGTGCAGCCCGACGAGGTCTACAACCTTGCCGCACAGAGCCATGTGGCCGTTTCGTTCGAGGAGCCGGAGTACACGGCGAACGCCGACGCACTTGGCGCGCTGCGCCTGCTCGAGGCGATCCGCATGCTCGGGTTCGGCGATCGGGCGCGCTATTACCAGGCATCGACCTCCGAGCTGTTCGGCAAGGTCGTTGAAACGCCACAGCGCGAGACGACACCGTTCTACCCGCGCTCGCCATATGCGGTCGCGAAGCTCTATGCCTACTGGATCACGGTGAACTACCGCGAGGCCTACGGGCTGTATGCCTGCAACGGCATCCTGTTCAATCACGAGTCGCCGCTGCGGGGCGAGACCTTCGTCACGCGCAAGATCACGCGCGCGCTGGCGCGCATTGCGCTCGGCCTGCAGAACACGCTGTGGCTTGGCAACCTGAACGCATTGCGCGACTGGGGCCATGCACGCGATTACGTCGAGATGCAGTGGCTCATGCTCCAGCAGGAGAAGCCGCGTGATTTCGTCATCGCCTCCGGTGAGCAGCATTCGGTGCGCGAGTTCGTCGAGCGCGCCGCGGCGCGACTGGGTATTGCCGTCGCTTGGGAAGGCAGCGGTGTGGACGAACAGGGGCGTGTCGAATCCGTGACCGGCGATGCGGCGAAGGTGCTGAAACCCGGTCAGGTCATCGTGCGCGTCGACCCGCGCTACTTCCGGCCGACCGAGGTCGAGACCCTGCTCGGCGATGCCGCGCTCGCACGCGAAGAACTCGGCTGGCAGCCGCGCGTGAAGTTCGACGAACTCGTGCATGAAATGGTCGATGCCGATCTGGAGGCCGCGCGCCGCGACGAGCTGTGTCTGCAGGCCGGTTTCGCCACGCCGGAACGCCACGAGTGA
- a CDS encoding DUF202 domain-containing protein: protein MSDLNDPRVLFAAERTLLAWNRTSISLMAFGFLVERFGLFLQIAGREEIKLFQRHISFFVGESFVLLAVFMAVFSIRQFRRVLKTLGPGEFPPGYSLSTGVVVNGVTGALGLALVFYLARGFM, encoded by the coding sequence ATGTCGGATCTGAACGATCCGCGGGTACTGTTCGCCGCCGAGCGCACCCTGCTCGCCTGGAACCGGACGAGCATTTCGCTCATGGCGTTCGGGTTTCTGGTCGAACGCTTTGGCCTGTTTCTGCAGATCGCGGGCCGCGAGGAGATCAAGCTCTTTCAGCGGCATATCTCGTTTTTTGTTGGCGAGTCGTTCGTGTTGCTGGCGGTATTCATGGCCGTGTTCTCAATCCGGCAATTCCGGCGCGTGCTGAAAACGCTCGGACCGGGCGAGTTCCCGCCGGGTTACAGCCTTTCCACCGGCGTTGTGGTCAACGGCGTCACCGGGGCGCTTGGTCTGGCCCTGGTGTTCTATCTGGCAAGAGGGTTCATGTAG
- a CDS encoding ABC transporter ATP-binding protein — protein MATRSSSLLAEHWRAHRAGVSLLAVFAALESVATLALPLLAAGAAALALDTAESGSMASLITIAIGILTAQALTRFAAGWFGGRLAIDVATELRVRVFDHLQALPLDAHLGRRRGDLLTLLGTDSDRVSALIAMTGGTLAGIVITALGAVVMIARTDPWLALAAAICVPPIAIASRLFARRLRPLARQAADSGAELTAHAEDSLAAITAVKAFAREPEQSARFTALARHSAGLYRRLAAISAGVGPAVQWLVALAVLALVALGVARASSGQFNAGGLTAVTLYALLLARPAGVFAQFWGQWQQARGAAARIAELLATEPESPAHSLPDLRVHGGAIALAGVRYAYPGRAAVLAGLDLVIRAGETLAVTGDNGAGKTTLAHLILRLHDPDAGHIRIDGQDLREVSLASLRRAIGYVPQQVLLVEGTIAENIAWGDPSADRTRIEQAAEHALARGFIDALPAGFETRIGDQGVRLSGGQRQRIALARALLKDPRILILDEATAMFDPGAELELVGGLRPVFAGRTVVWITHRPAALELAHRVVRMHAGRVVDVRPGVQA, from the coding sequence ATGGCCACGCGCTCGTCTTCACTGCTCGCCGAACACTGGCGCGCGCATCGCGCGGGCGTGTCGCTGCTGGCGGTATTCGCGGCGCTCGAGTCGGTCGCGACACTCGCCCTGCCATTGCTCGCGGCCGGCGCCGCGGCGCTCGCGCTCGACACGGCCGAAAGCGGGTCGATGGCCTCCCTGATCACCATCGCCATCGGCATCCTGACGGCTCAGGCACTGACGCGTTTTGCCGCTGGCTGGTTCGGCGGCCGACTGGCGATCGACGTCGCGACCGAACTGCGCGTGCGCGTGTTCGATCACCTGCAGGCGCTGCCACTGGACGCGCACCTCGGCCGGCGCCGTGGCGACCTGCTGACGCTGCTCGGCACCGACAGCGACCGGGTCTCCGCGCTGATCGCCATGACCGGCGGCACGCTCGCCGGCATCGTGATCACCGCGCTCGGCGCGGTCGTCATGATCGCGCGCACGGACCCATGGCTGGCGCTGGCCGCGGCCATCTGTGTACCACCGATCGCGATCGCCTCGCGCCTGTTCGCGCGCCGGCTGCGGCCGCTCGCGCGCCAGGCCGCCGACAGCGGCGCCGAACTGACCGCACACGCCGAGGACTCGCTCGCCGCGATCACCGCCGTGAAGGCCTTCGCGCGCGAACCCGAGCAGAGCGCGCGGTTTACGGCGCTGGCGCGCCATTCGGCCGGCCTCTACAGGAGGCTCGCGGCGATCAGCGCCGGCGTCGGACCGGCCGTGCAGTGGCTGGTCGCGCTGGCCGTGCTGGCCCTGGTCGCGCTGGGGGTCGCGCGCGCCAGCAGCGGACAGTTCAACGCCGGCGGCCTGACGGCCGTGACCCTGTACGCCCTGCTGCTGGCGCGGCCGGCCGGCGTGTTCGCACAGTTCTGGGGCCAGTGGCAGCAGGCACGCGGCGCGGCGGCACGCATCGCCGAACTGCTGGCGACCGAGCCCGAATCGCCGGCCCACTCGCTGCCGGACCTGCGTGTCCATGGCGGCGCGATTGCGCTGGCTGGCGTGCGCTATGCCTATCCCGGTCGCGCGGCGGTGCTCGCGGGCCTTGATCTCGTCATCCGCGCGGGCGAAACCCTGGCCGTGACCGGCGACAACGGCGCCGGCAAGACCACGCTGGCGCATCTGATCCTGCGCCTGCACGACCCGGACGCGGGCCACATCCGGATCGACGGGCAGGACCTGCGCGAGGTCTCGCTCGCAAGCCTGCGCCGGGCGATCGGTTACGTGCCGCAGCAGGTGCTGCTGGTCGAAGGAACGATCGCCGAGAACATCGCCTGGGGCGATCCGTCCGCCGACCGGACGCGCATCGAACAGGCCGCCGAACACGCACTTGCGCGCGGATTCATCGACGCATTGCCCGCGGGCTTCGAGACCCGCATCGGGGATCAGGGCGTGCGCCTGTCTGGCGGGCAGCGCCAGCGCATCGCGCTGGCACGCGCGCTGCTCAAGGACCCGCGTATTCTGATTCTCGACGAGGCGACGGCGATGTTCGACCCGGGGGCGGAACTCGAGCTCGTCGGCGGACTCCGGCCCGTCTTTGCCGGGCGCACCGTGGTGTGGATCACCCACCGACCCGCGGCGCTGGAACTCGCCCATCGGGTCGTGCGAATGCATGCGGGGCGCGTCGTCGACGTGCGCCCCGGTGTTCAGGCGTAG